A window of Roseburia hominis A2-183 genomic DNA:
TGGCGCATGATTCTGTGCATATGAAGTTTTGCAGGAACTTCCAATAAGAACTCGTCAGAGTACAACGAAAGAATAGAACAGGAGGAATTGTTATGGGAATTATCAAGGCAATCGGTAGTGCGATCAGCGGAGGACTGGCGGATCAGTGGCTCGAGGTGTTCGAGGCGGATGATATGGGGGAACAGACCGTCTTTACGAGTGGTGTGCTGATCCGGAGAGGACAGAATACCAAGGGGACGAACAATACGGTGAGCAATGGCTCCGTGATTCACGTGTACGACAACCAGTTTATGATGCTTGTGGATGGAGGAAAAGTAGTCGATTACACGGCAGAACCGGGATATTATAAGGTAGATAATTCTTCCCTGCCGTCCATGCTAAACGGTGAACTGGGAGAATCAGTAAAAGAGACGTTCAACCGTATCAAGTACGGTGGACAGACGCCGACGGCACAGAAAGTATATTTCCTGAATCTGCAGGAGATCAAAGGGATCAAGTTTGGAACGAGAAACCCGATCAATTACTTTGATAATTTTTATAACGCAGAGCTTTTCCTGCGCGCACACGGTAATTATTCCATCAAGATCACGAATCCGCTGCAGTTCTATGCGGAAGTGATCCCGAGAAACAAAGACCGTGTCAATTACGATGAGATCGGCGAGCAGTACCTGTCAGAGTTTTTAGAGGCACTGCAGTCGGCGATCAACCAGATGTCGGCGGACGGAACACGTATTTCCTATGTGACTTCCAAGGCGATGGAACTGGGCAAGTACATGCAGGACATTCTGGATGCTGATTGGAACCAGATGCGCGGTATGGAGATCCAGAAGGTCGGTATCGCGGGCATTTCCTATGACGAAGAGTCCCAGAAGCTGATCAACATGCGCAATGAGGGCGCAATGCTCGGAAGCGATTTCAACGTCATGCGCGGTATGGCGGTCAAGAATATTACGGAGGGTGTGCGTGACGCCGGAAGCAATGCGAACGGTGCCATGGCAGGCTTTATGGGAGTTGGCATGGGAATGAATGCCATGAACCAGACGCTGTCCGGACTTGGCGCGATGCAGACACCGGCAGACATGCAGGCAAATGCAGGAATGCAGCAGGGCAGCGCGGCACCGGCAGGACAGATGCCAGCGGCAGGCGCAGTGCCGGCAGGACAGACACCGGGGGCAGGTACTCAGGCGGGCTGGACATGTGAGTGCGGTCATGTGAACACCGGAAAGTTCTGCAGCGAGTGCGGAAAACCGATGCCGGTATCTGACGAATGGACGTGTGAGTGCGGCCATGTGAACACCGGAAAGTTCTGCAGCGAGTGTGGAAAACCAAAGCCGGTATCCGGTGAGTGGACGTGCGAGTGCGGACAGACGAACACCGGAAAATTCTGCAGCAACTGTGGGAAAGCGAGGAACTAGCGATGGCAATTATCAGTTTTAAGTGTCCAAACTGTGGCGGAGAACTGATTTTTGACCCGGCGACACAGAAGTATAAGTGTGAATACTGTAATTCGCTGTTCACACAGGAAGAACTCGATGCGATGAAGCCGATGCAGGGTGAGGAGCCGGAAGCTGCCGCACAGGAGCGGGCAGCACAAGCGGCAGCCGGGGCAGCGGCAGGTGAGAAGGCAGAGACCGGGCAGACAGTGGGAGAGCGGGAAAGCGAACCGGAGGGCGAGGCGGTGTATTACAGCTGTCCGTCCTGCGGCGCAGAGATTGTGACGGATGCGACGACTGCGGCAACCTTCTGCTATTACTGCCATAATCCGGTCGTGCTCGGAAAACGGCTGGAAGGCAGCTATCTGCCGAATAAGATCATTCCGTTTGAGATCGGCAGAGAGGATGCAGAGAAGAAGTTTCTGGATTTTGTCAGCAAAAAGAAATATGTGCCGAAGGCATTTTTTAACAAAAAACAGATTGAGAGCATGACAGGCGTTTATTTCCCATACTGGGTCTACGACGTGGAGCTGGAGGGAAAGATGCAGGGAGACGCGAGAAGTGTGCGCATGTGGACGACGGGCAATACCCAGTACACGGAGACCAAATATTATGCGGTGGAGCGCGAGGGCAATGTGTCGCTTCGCAATCTGACGGAGAACGCGTTGAAGAAGGCGAATGTAAAGCTTACCAGCGGTGTGATGCCGTACGCCTATGACAAGATGAAAGATTTTCACATGGGATACCTCTCCGGATTCCTTGCGGAGCGCAGAGATATTGAGCAGAATGCTGTGCAGGGCAAGATGCAGCACACCATGCGTGAGAGCGCTGAAAAGCTGATGCGCGATACCATCAGCGGTTACAACAGCGTATCGGTCAAGAATACGTTTTTTGCACCGAAGAAGGAAATCTGGTCGTATGTGCTGCTCCCGGTATGGACGATTACATATAAGGGCAGAGACGGAAAAGTATACTACTATTCCATGAACGGACAGAATGGAAATATCTGCGGTGATCTGCCGGTTGACCGCCCGAGACTTGCGCTCACCAGTCTGTTGATAGCGCTTGGCATTCTGGTATTCGGACTGTTAGGAGGGTATTTCTTATGGTAGAGAAGATGAAAAAATCGCTCCTGTGGTGTCTGGTATGCCTGGTGTGTCTTGTTCCGTGCAGCGGTGCGGCACTGGCGGCGGAGGCGGACGCGGCGCAGGATGCAGCGGATGGTTATGTGTACGATGAGGCGGGACTTCTTATGGCAGATGAGATCGCGGACTTAAACGATGAGATCGCCTCGTTTATGGAAGAATCCGGCTGGAATGTCTATGCGGTCACGACAGATGATGCACAGGGGAAAAGTGCGACCGCATACGCGGATGATTTCTTTGACGAACATTCGCCGGAACAGGAAGACGGTGTGGCATTACTGATTGATATGGATAACCGCGAGATCACGATCTCCACCTGCGGTATCGCGATCCGTTATTTGACGGATTCGAGAATTGACGATATCCTGGATGCCGCGTACGCGAAGATCAGCAATGGCGATTACAATGGCTGTATGCATTCCATGCTGACCGGTGTGGAGAATTACTATGAAAAAGGGATTTCAGAGGGACAGTACAATTATGACTCCGAGACGGGGAAGATTTCCAGATACCATGTTCTGACGCTTGGGGAGATCTTCGGCGTGCTGGCGGTCGCCATCGGAGCCGGCTGCATCATTTATTTTACGATCAGCAACAGTTACAAGGTGCGCGGAAAGGGATATTATTACGCTTACCAGCAGAATTCCAAGGTCAATCTGCGCGTCAAGGAAGATCGTCTGGTGAATCAGACGACGACGCATCACAGGATCTCAACGAGCAGCGGCAGCAGTGGAGGACATTCCTCCTCGCACAGCGGAAGAAGCACGACGCACACGAGCAGCAGCGGCAGATCACACGGCGGAGGAAGCCGCAAGTTTTAAAGGGAGAATAGCTTCCATAACTAAATTTTATTACGGATATTCACAAAAGAGGTTGCCTGTGCAGCCTCTTTGTGTTATTATCTTCCTCATGAGGACAAGTGTCAGCGTGCTGCACACATACACTCGTGAGGGATACCAGAAGAAAGAGGATTATGAGGAACATGAAAGAGAAAGGTCAGTATTATGTATTAAAGGAAAAGGCGGTGCCGGATGTACTGCTTCGTGTCGTGGAGGCAAAGCGGCTGCTGGATTCGGGGAAGACGGACTCCGTGCAGGATGCGACAGAGCAGGTCGGGATCAGCCGGAGTTCTTTCTATAAATACAAGGATGATATTTTTCCGTTTCATGAGACAGCAAAGGGGAAGACGATCACCATGGTCATCCAGCTGGATGATGAACCGGGACTGCTGTCGATTGTGCTCAAGACGGTGGCAGAGTTTCACGCCAATATCCTGACGATTCATCAGAGTATTCCGATCAACGGGATCGCATCGCTGACACTCTCGGTCGATGTTCTGCCGGAGACGGGAGATGTGACACAGATGGTGGCGAGCATCGAGGAGCAGACAGGGATACATTATGTGAAGATCCTCGGAAGAGAGTAGGAACAGAATAGGATAGAAGACGAAAGTGGAGGCAGTATGATCAGAGTAGCAGTAATGGGATATGGAACCATCGGTTCCGGCGTAGTGGAAGTATTAGACATCAATAAGAACAGCATTGCAAAGCGTGCCGGAGAAGAGATTGGTGTGAAATATATTCTGGACTTAAGAGATTTTCCGGGGGATCCGATTCAGGAAAAGGTGGTACATGATTATAAGGTGATCGCAAATGACCCGGAAGTGCAGATCGTCGTCGAGACGATGGGCGGTGTGGAGCCGGCGTACACGTTCGTAAAGGCAATGCTTACCGCGGGAAAACATGTGACGACCTCCAACAAGGCGCTCGTTGCGGCAAAGGGTGCGGAGCTGATTGCACTCGCCAAGAAGAAAAATGTCAATTTCATGTTCGAGGCGAGCGTCGGCGGCGGTATCCCGATTATCCGGCCGCTCAATTCCTGTCTGACGGCAGATGAGATCGAGGAGATCACCGGAATTGTGAACGGAACCACGAACTACATGCTGACGAAAATGACCGAGGAGGGATCGGAGTTCGACGATGTGTTAAAGGATGCGCAGGCGAAGGGTTATGCGGAGAAAGACCCGACCGCTGACATTGAAGGATACGATGCCTGCCGCAAGATCGCCATCCTGACATCCCTGGTATGCGGACAGCAGGTGGACTTTGAGGATATTCACACAGAGGGTATTACGAAGATCACAGCGACCGATATCCGGTATGCGAAGACAATGGGCAGAGCCATCAAGCTTTTGGCATCCAGCCACAAGGTGGGAGACGGATATGTGGCGATGGTAGCGCCGTTCCTTTTACCGGCGACACACCCTCTCTACAATGTCAACGATGTGTTCAATGCCATCTTTGTACACGGCAATGTGCTCGGCGATGCCATGTTTTACGGAAGCGGCGCCGGCAAGCTCCCGACGGCGAGCGCGGTTGTAGCGGATATCGTGGATATGGCGAAGCATCTGGACACCAATATCGCGGTGGAGTGGAGCTCTAAGAAACTGGAACTGGTGGATTACCGCAACGTCGAGAACTGCTATTTTGTGCGCACGTCCGCAGATGAGAAGCGCATAGAAGAAGTCTTCGGTGAAGTGAGTTATGTAACGGCGGAAGGCGTATCCGGAGAGACCGGATTTGTGACGGCGCGCATGAGCGAAGCTGATTATGAGAAAAAGGCGGCGGAGCTTGGCAGTGTACTTCAGATGATCCGCGTGGCACAGTAAAACAGGGATCCGATGTGAAACAGCAGGCTGATAACAGCAGAAAGTGAAGTGTGAGATGAAGTATTTGGTAATTCTTGGAGATGGCATGGCAGACCGCCCGATCGAGAGTCTGGGCGGCAGGACTCCGTTAGAGTATGCAAAGACACCAAAGATGGATGAACTGGCAGCGAAAGGTGAGATCGGCATGGTACATACGATCCCGGACGGCATGAA
This region includes:
- a CDS encoding SPFH domain-containing protein, whose product is MGIIKAIGSAISGGLADQWLEVFEADDMGEQTVFTSGVLIRRGQNTKGTNNTVSNGSVIHVYDNQFMMLVDGGKVVDYTAEPGYYKVDNSSLPSMLNGELGESVKETFNRIKYGGQTPTAQKVYFLNLQEIKGIKFGTRNPINYFDNFYNAELFLRAHGNYSIKITNPLQFYAEVIPRNKDRVNYDEIGEQYLSEFLEALQSAINQMSADGTRISYVTSKAMELGKYMQDILDADWNQMRGMEIQKVGIAGISYDEESQKLINMRNEGAMLGSDFNVMRGMAVKNITEGVRDAGSNANGAMAGFMGVGMGMNAMNQTLSGLGAMQTPADMQANAGMQQGSAAPAGQMPAAGAVPAGQTPGAGTQAGWTCECGHVNTGKFCSECGKPMPVSDEWTCECGHVNTGKFCSECGKPKPVSGEWTCECGQTNTGKFCSNCGKARN
- a CDS encoding TFIIB-type zinc ribbon-containing protein; translation: MAIISFKCPNCGGELIFDPATQKYKCEYCNSLFTQEELDAMKPMQGEEPEAAAQERAAQAAAGAAAGEKAETGQTVGERESEPEGEAVYYSCPSCGAEIVTDATTAATFCYYCHNPVVLGKRLEGSYLPNKIIPFEIGREDAEKKFLDFVSKKKYVPKAFFNKKQIESMTGVYFPYWVYDVELEGKMQGDARSVRMWTTGNTQYTETKYYAVEREGNVSLRNLTENALKKANVKLTSGVMPYAYDKMKDFHMGYLSGFLAERRDIEQNAVQGKMQHTMRESAEKLMRDTISGYNSVSVKNTFFAPKKEIWSYVLLPVWTITYKGRDGKVYYYSMNGQNGNICGDLPVDRPRLALTSLLIALGILVFGLLGGYFLW
- a CDS encoding TPM domain-containing protein — its product is MVEKMKKSLLWCLVCLVCLVPCSGAALAAEADAAQDAADGYVYDEAGLLMADEIADLNDEIASFMEESGWNVYAVTTDDAQGKSATAYADDFFDEHSPEQEDGVALLIDMDNREITISTCGIAIRYLTDSRIDDILDAAYAKISNGDYNGCMHSMLTGVENYYEKGISEGQYNYDSETGKISRYHVLTLGEIFGVLAVAIGAGCIIYFTISNSYKVRGKGYYYAYQQNSKVNLRVKEDRLVNQTTTHHRISTSSGSSGGHSSSHSGRSTTHTSSSGRSHGGGSRKF
- a CDS encoding ACT domain-containing protein, with protein sequence MKEKGQYYVLKEKAVPDVLLRVVEAKRLLDSGKTDSVQDATEQVGISRSSFYKYKDDIFPFHETAKGKTITMVIQLDDEPGLLSIVLKTVAEFHANILTIHQSIPINGIASLTLSVDVLPETGDVTQMVASIEEQTGIHYVKILGRE
- a CDS encoding homoserine dehydrogenase, producing the protein MIRVAVMGYGTIGSGVVEVLDINKNSIAKRAGEEIGVKYILDLRDFPGDPIQEKVVHDYKVIANDPEVQIVVETMGGVEPAYTFVKAMLTAGKHVTTSNKALVAAKGAELIALAKKKNVNFMFEASVGGGIPIIRPLNSCLTADEIEEITGIVNGTTNYMLTKMTEEGSEFDDVLKDAQAKGYAEKDPTADIEGYDACRKIAILTSLVCGQQVDFEDIHTEGITKITATDIRYAKTMGRAIKLLASSHKVGDGYVAMVAPFLLPATHPLYNVNDVFNAIFVHGNVLGDAMFYGSGAGKLPTASAVVADIVDMAKHLDTNIAVEWSSKKLELVDYRNVENCYFVRTSADEKRIEEVFGEVSYVTAEGVSGETGFVTARMSEADYEKKAAELGSVLQMIRVAQ